Proteins co-encoded in one Gracilimonas sp. genomic window:
- a CDS encoding ATP-binding protein, which yields MQQRHKLYYSIACIWSLILLSSSPSIGQPLAVKGVIDLSDIDFRQEKVIDLDGEWFFYWRDLIPPDQVNKDSAAPLVDFPHLWNEDPELSSYGYATYAVRIIKPSDHPSLAISIPDLYTAYTLYINGEVISRNGQVATNRKAYTPFWLPSTVSIDHIQSDTLRVVLHVSNFRHSKGGIRLPIKLGMEDFLERERTIEIGYTLLLTGCLFMIGLFFMGLYLFGRHELPMFYFAFVCFLFSYRIFGTGLYPLHYLFPDLPWILTIKAEYFSLYFTAALFCIFVHKLYPQEASRKFIYVFAGIFGAFSFVTIFFPPFYFTAILNLFFASIPLALTYITWVYIKAAFKKREGAWFALASVVIVFTVFMHNLLEYLTILQENLLLNFVGFFSFFFLQSLILSYRFTNSLSRARIKAEEAARAKSQFLSTMSHEIRTPLNAVIGLSDLLLESKSEQEKQEFARNIKQSGENLLEIINNILDYSKLESAGIKPDFQPVNLRKATGEILNMLSPLSSGKNIPVSLEISEAVPAWVLTDQTQLKQILINLIGNAIKFTSEGKISILIRPMVSVQKPGNLLFRITDTGAGISKKDAHRLFKSFTQVDSSRTRKHGGTGLGLVISKKLVEALGGDIWFESEAGKGTTFFFTIEAEETKPPEHDQQEEVIKSAAHNEEMDLSKLRILVVEDNLMNQKVVTSILNKNDLHPDIATNGKEALELLNSKNYDLVFMDMEMPVMDGIEATLQIRGTLPQKNQPIIIAMTANAFFEDRERCLNAGMNDFISKPISKGMVDSSLRKWFS from the coding sequence ATGCAACAAAGACACAAACTTTATTACAGCATAGCCTGTATATGGAGTCTGATATTACTGAGTAGTTCACCATCCATCGGCCAGCCACTGGCTGTAAAAGGGGTGATTGATTTATCCGACATTGATTTCCGGCAAGAGAAAGTTATTGATTTAGATGGTGAGTGGTTTTTTTACTGGCGTGATCTTATCCCTCCAGACCAGGTGAACAAAGACTCTGCCGCACCTCTTGTAGATTTTCCCCATTTATGGAATGAGGACCCTGAGCTTTCCTCTTACGGATATGCAACCTATGCGGTCCGGATCATTAAACCGAGTGACCACCCATCGCTGGCCATCAGCATTCCTGATCTTTACACCGCTTATACTTTATATATCAATGGCGAAGTGATTTCCCGAAACGGACAGGTAGCAACTAACCGTAAAGCCTATACCCCTTTTTGGCTGCCAAGTACGGTATCCATAGATCATATACAGTCAGACACACTCCGGGTAGTTCTGCATGTGTCCAACTTCAGGCACAGCAAAGGTGGAATTCGATTACCCATAAAACTGGGAATGGAGGATTTTCTTGAGCGCGAACGCACTATTGAAATAGGCTATACCCTTCTTTTAACCGGTTGCCTTTTTATGATCGGCCTGTTCTTTATGGGACTCTACCTATTCGGGCGCCACGAACTGCCCATGTTCTATTTCGCCTTTGTCTGTTTCTTATTCAGTTACCGAATTTTTGGAACCGGCCTTTATCCCTTGCATTACCTCTTCCCTGACCTCCCATGGATACTTACCATAAAGGCAGAATACTTTTCATTGTATTTTACAGCGGCCTTGTTTTGCATTTTTGTCCATAAACTATACCCTCAGGAAGCTTCGAGGAAGTTTATCTATGTTTTTGCGGGAATTTTCGGTGCCTTCTCTTTTGTGACCATTTTCTTCCCTCCATTTTATTTCACTGCCATACTTAACCTGTTTTTTGCATCTATACCTTTAGCCCTGACTTACATCACCTGGGTTTACATTAAAGCAGCATTTAAGAAAAGAGAGGGGGCTTGGTTTGCCCTTGCCAGTGTAGTCATAGTATTTACTGTTTTCATGCACAACCTTTTAGAGTACCTGACCATCCTTCAAGAAAATCTGCTGCTGAATTTTGTTGGATTTTTCTCCTTCTTCTTTTTGCAATCCCTGATTCTTTCTTACCGGTTCACAAACTCCCTAAGCCGGGCAAGGATAAAAGCTGAGGAAGCTGCCAGAGCAAAAAGTCAGTTTCTATCTACAATGAGCCATGAAATCAGAACGCCGCTTAATGCCGTAATCGGCCTTTCTGACTTGCTCCTTGAATCAAAATCGGAACAGGAAAAGCAAGAATTCGCCCGGAACATCAAACAAAGCGGGGAAAACCTGCTCGAAATCATTAATAACATTCTGGATTACTCTAAGCTTGAGTCTGCCGGTATTAAACCTGATTTCCAGCCCGTTAATCTCCGCAAGGCTACCGGTGAAATTCTGAATATGCTCTCGCCACTTTCTTCCGGAAAAAACATTCCGGTTTCTCTGGAGATTAGCGAAGCCGTCCCCGCCTGGGTTTTAACGGATCAAACACAGCTTAAACAAATCCTGATTAACCTGATCGGCAATGCTATTAAGTTCACTTCCGAAGGCAAGATTTCTATTCTTATTCGCCCCATGGTATCTGTGCAAAAACCCGGTAATCTGTTGTTCAGAATAACAGACACCGGTGCCGGTATTTCAAAAAAGGACGCACACCGGCTTTTCAAAAGCTTTACACAGGTAGATTCCAGCCGTACAAGGAAGCACGGAGGAACCGGATTGGGACTGGTAATCAGTAAAAAACTGGTAGAGGCATTAGGCGGCGATATCTGGTTTGAGAGTGAAGCCGGTAAAGGGACCACCTTTTTCTTTACCATCGAAGCTGAAGAAACCAAGCCTCCGGAGCATGACCAGCAAGAAGAGGTAATCAAATCAGCCGCCCATAATGAAGAGATGGATTTATCCAAGCTCAGAATATTAGTGGTTGAAGATAATTTAATGAATCAAAAAGTTGTTACCAGCATTCTGAATAAAAATGACCTTCACCCGGACATTGCAACCAACGGAAAAGAAGCCTTAGAACTGCTTAACTCCAAAAACTATGACCTGGTATTTATGGATATGGAAATGCCCGTGATGGATGGAATTGAAGCTACTCTACAAATAAGAGGAACACTACCTCAGAAGAACCAACCGATTATTATAGCCATGACGGCAAATGCATTCTTCGAAGATCGTGAACGATGCCTGAATGCCGGTATGAACGACTTTATATCTAAACCCATATCTAAGGGTATGGTAGATTCATCACTGAGAAAATGGTTTTCGTGA
- a CDS encoding acyl-CoA desaturase: protein MSVEKVTFNNKIDKEFSRTVKKRVDQYFKENNLSQHANASMVIKTVALLTLYFGAYALLISGQFSLGFMWVMCIAMGVGMAGIGFSVAHDALHGAYSSNKTINYLLGLTFDLMGANGYIWKITHNIIHHTYTNIHGHDEDLEVAAFIRLSPHSEHKPVHRLQHILAFFAYSFATFFWVFVKDYWYFFKSPLGPYENKQHPLSEWVTLIVTKILYYGYTIALPLLLLDITWYHWLIGFMSLHLTAGFILGVIFQLAHVVEETMHPEPNEDNVIENHWAIHEMITTNNFARENKPLSWFIGGLNFQIEHHLFPKVCSIHYPQISYIVEDTAKEFGIPYNHHPTFRQAVASHYRTLKKFGDPGFEWQPTTAV, encoded by the coding sequence GTGAGTGTAGAAAAAGTTACGTTCAACAATAAAATAGACAAAGAATTCAGCCGTACGGTAAAAAAGCGGGTGGATCAATACTTTAAAGAGAACAACTTATCTCAACATGCGAATGCGTCTATGGTTATCAAAACCGTTGCGCTGCTTACTCTTTATTTTGGAGCATATGCCCTCCTCATTTCAGGGCAATTCTCGCTTGGGTTTATGTGGGTTATGTGTATTGCCATGGGCGTGGGCATGGCCGGTATTGGATTTTCCGTAGCTCATGATGCCCTTCACGGAGCTTATTCTTCCAACAAAACCATCAACTACCTGCTGGGACTCACTTTTGACCTGATGGGCGCCAACGGGTACATCTGGAAGATCACCCACAATATCATTCACCATACCTATACTAACATTCACGGGCATGATGAAGATCTTGAAGTAGCCGCCTTCATTCGGCTTTCCCCGCATTCGGAGCATAAGCCTGTTCATCGGTTACAGCATATTCTGGCTTTTTTTGCCTATAGTTTTGCCACATTTTTCTGGGTTTTTGTTAAAGATTACTGGTACTTCTTTAAAAGTCCGCTGGGCCCCTACGAAAACAAACAGCACCCGCTTTCTGAATGGGTCACGTTGATAGTGACAAAAATTTTGTACTACGGCTATACCATCGCTTTACCATTGTTGTTATTGGATATTACCTGGTACCACTGGTTAATCGGTTTTATGAGTCTACACCTCACCGCCGGATTTATCCTTGGTGTCATTTTCCAGCTTGCGCATGTGGTGGAAGAAACCATGCACCCCGAGCCCAATGAAGACAACGTAATTGAAAACCACTGGGCTATCCATGAAATGATTACTACCAATAACTTTGCTCGTGAGAACAAACCATTGTCTTGGTTTATTGGCGGATTGAATTTCCAGATTGAGCACCATCTTTTCCCAAAGGTATGCAGCATCCACTACCCTCAGATTAGTTATATCGTAGAGGATACAGCCAAAGAATTCGGTATTCCTTACAATCACCATCCTACTTTTCGCCAGGCTGTGGCTTCTCATTACCGTACGTTGAAAAAATTCGGAGACCCCGGTTTTGAATGGCAGCCTACCACAGCCGTTTAA
- a CDS encoding saccharopine dehydrogenase NADP-binding domain-containing protein, which yields MPDTFFDLILIGATGFTGRRAARYLKKHAPEDFKWGIAARNPDKVSALAKKLDLPENRCFIVDNLNKERVEEVVQKTKIVITTAGPFSLYGENVIAACAKFGTHYLDITGEVGFIKQMADTYGEMARESGALLIPFSGFDSVPADIAAFLLQKEFDQPEKLSIKSYYSISGGFNGGTIATMLNKFETGEYKKMNTPTLLLSQNTEQNIHKPEDAQFFGFDSAIRRWSAPFIMGAINSKVVYRTAELMKEQGAPYAESISYSEHSSLGQWFNPVPFFVVSIIVLSITLLGPFEWFRNLLRKIMPAPGEGPSEEQIENGYFKLLAVAEDKDNQKASLKMSYPGDPGNKSTVFFLCESALCLAENSDELKTKSGFKTPVSALGELLVQRLSARGLKIISDNK from the coding sequence ATGCCTGATACATTTTTTGACCTCATCCTTATTGGAGCTACCGGGTTTACCGGAAGGCGTGCGGCCCGATACCTTAAAAAACATGCCCCTGAAGATTTCAAATGGGGAATAGCCGCCCGAAATCCGGATAAAGTTTCTGCACTTGCTAAAAAACTGGACCTCCCTGAAAACCGATGCTTTATTGTTGACAACCTAAACAAAGAGCGGGTCGAAGAAGTCGTCCAAAAAACAAAGATCGTCATAACTACAGCCGGTCCGTTTTCTCTGTATGGGGAAAACGTAATTGCAGCCTGCGCCAAATTCGGCACTCACTACCTGGATATCACGGGTGAAGTCGGCTTCATAAAACAGATGGCTGATACATATGGAGAAATGGCCAGGGAATCCGGTGCTCTTCTGATTCCTTTTTCAGGATTTGATTCCGTACCGGCCGACATTGCCGCTTTTCTGCTTCAAAAAGAGTTTGACCAACCGGAAAAGCTGAGCATCAAAAGTTATTACTCAATCAGCGGGGGATTTAACGGCGGCACTATCGCTACCATGTTGAATAAGTTTGAGACCGGTGAATATAAAAAGATGAATACCCCCACCCTGTTGCTTAGCCAAAACACTGAACAGAACATTCACAAACCCGAAGATGCACAGTTTTTTGGTTTCGACTCAGCAATCAGGCGATGGTCTGCACCGTTTATTATGGGGGCCATCAATTCCAAAGTAGTGTATAGAACAGCAGAGCTGATGAAAGAGCAGGGTGCTCCTTATGCGGAGAGCATTTCCTATAGCGAACATTCATCCCTGGGGCAATGGTTTAATCCTGTTCCTTTTTTTGTGGTATCAATTATTGTGCTTTCTATTACCCTCTTGGGGCCTTTTGAGTGGTTCAGAAACCTTCTTCGAAAAATAATGCCGGCACCGGGCGAAGGTCCTTCAGAAGAACAAATCGAGAATGGCTACTTTAAATTACTGGCTGTTGCAGAAGATAAAGATAACCAAAAGGCTTCACTGAAAATGAGTTACCCCGGTGATCCCGGCAATAAATCGACGGTGTTTTTTTTATGTGAATCGGCTTTATGTTTGGCCGAGAACTCCGATGAGTTGAAGACAAAATCGGGTTTTAAAACTCCCGTTTCAGCACTGGGTGAATTACTGGTTCAGCGCCTTTCCGCACGCGGGTTGAAGATAATATCCGACAATAAGTGA
- a CDS encoding cold shock domain-containing protein, with translation MEYGKIKWFDAQKGFGFIEPENGGKDIFVHRNNIQNLGFEEGLADGEEVEFEVEETPKGLSAVEVSRVG, from the coding sequence ATGGAATACGGTAAAATTAAATGGTTTGATGCTCAAAAAGGTTTTGGTTTCATCGAACCTGAAAATGGTGGAAAAGATATTTTTGTACACCGCAACAACATTCAAAACCTTGGATTTGAAGAGGGGCTTGCTGACGGTGAAGAAGTAGAATTTGAAGTCGAAGAAACTCCTAAAGGCCTTAGCGCTGTTGAAGTTTCAAGAGTCGGATAA
- a CDS encoding aspartyl protease family protein: MALFKGGRYRVIVASICVVLFIQLADTKQVFAQDSTSFEPQKAAFTINGRADRPVVIPFELVNNLVIIEARINGSVPLKLIVDTGVSNVLITSLPNGEEISLRSTRTVTLSGLGEGDPIEAFYAEQNQLNIGSVEGSNIEVLFLKKDIFNLSAFMGTYVHGLIGYDLFAHFAVEIDYIAKKLILYKPEEFEEKFQKLPEHRWWHKYPITIEERKPYIDVDFKHRPGLPYTSLRLLIDSGSSNAFSLYKITREDIIVPQSHIKALIGVGLSGNVNGYLGRVQKMKLGEEFIFEEPVVAYPDSFAIRRAFELGDRNGSIGGEVLRRFKIIFHYRDNYILVRRNHNFGEEFHYNRSGIDINTPLPNIPLFVVSEVRENSPADREGIKTDDIIKKINGESVLDMDLNKIINLLQKSKRSRMKIRVQRDSVFKNFHLLLNDQLKVDPKE, translated from the coding sequence TTGGCATTATTTAAAGGTGGAAGATATCGGGTAATAGTAGCCTCCATATGTGTGGTTTTATTTATTCAGTTGGCGGATACGAAACAAGTTTTTGCACAAGATTCTACCTCTTTTGAGCCTCAGAAAGCTGCTTTTACTATCAATGGCCGTGCAGACCGACCGGTTGTTATTCCATTCGAACTGGTGAATAACCTCGTTATTATCGAAGCCAGAATAAATGGCTCAGTTCCTTTAAAACTGATTGTAGATACCGGGGTTAGTAATGTTTTAATTACTTCACTTCCGAATGGAGAAGAAATATCGCTTAGAAGCACGCGTACGGTTACGTTGTCGGGTTTGGGAGAAGGGGATCCTATTGAAGCTTTCTATGCCGAACAAAACCAATTGAATATCGGGAGCGTTGAGGGATCAAATATTGAAGTGTTATTTCTGAAAAAAGATATTTTCAATCTTTCGGCCTTTATGGGGACGTACGTGCATGGGTTAATTGGCTATGACCTGTTTGCCCATTTTGCCGTGGAGATAGACTACATTGCCAAGAAATTGATTTTATATAAGCCGGAGGAGTTTGAGGAGAAATTCCAAAAACTTCCGGAACACAGGTGGTGGCACAAATATCCTATCACTATCGAGGAGAGAAAGCCTTATATAGATGTAGATTTTAAACACCGCCCCGGGTTACCGTACACCTCGCTTCGTTTGCTTATCGATTCCGGTTCAAGTAATGCTTTCTCCCTTTATAAAATCACTCGTGAGGATATCATAGTCCCGCAATCACATATTAAGGCACTTATAGGGGTTGGTTTGAGCGGAAACGTAAATGGGTATTTGGGAAGAGTCCAAAAAATGAAGTTAGGAGAAGAATTCATCTTTGAAGAGCCCGTTGTTGCCTATCCCGACAGCTTTGCCATAAGGAGGGCTTTTGAACTGGGAGATCGCAACGGGAGTATCGGTGGGGAAGTACTCCGGCGCTTTAAAATCATATTCCACTACCGCGATAATTATATTTTGGTAAGACGGAACCATAATTTCGGAGAAGAATTTCACTACAACCGTAGTGGAATAGATATAAATACTCCGCTTCCAAATATCCCGCTTTTTGTTGTTTCGGAAGTCCGGGAAAATTCGCCGGCTGACAGAGAAGGCATCAAAACAGATGATATAATTAAAAAAATAAACGGGGAGTCGGTGCTTGATATGGATCTGAATAAAATCATTAATCTGCTTCAAAAGAGTAAGCGCTCCAGAATGAAAATACGTGTCCAGCGAGATTCAGTATTTAAGAATTTTCATCTTTTACTTAATGATCAGCTCAAAGTAGATCCCAAAGAATAA
- a CDS encoding carboxypeptidase → MKSGFKIFLFLCSLSVVLLPQLAQGQAVETDDFSKTDYRTSKIDWSKTSEHQVTIKGKKVPYTTTVGNQPVWNEEGKPIASLFYTYYERSDVKNKERRPLVFSFNGGPGSASVWMHIGYTGPKKLKIDDEGFPIQPYGVEDNPHSILDVADIVFVNPVNVAFSRILDPETERSEFFGVNADVEYLADWINTFVNRQNRWPSPKYLIGESYGTTRVSGLANELQSSYWMYLNGVILVSPTGLGVDRDGPVEDATALPYYAATAWYHDALGSELQSKDLDEILPEVEAFAINEFIPALAKGGFLEDSEKQRIAEKVSEYSGLSVESILDRNLRISTSFFWKELLRDQGLTVGRLDSRYRGVDRQNAGERYDYDPALTAWNHAFTPAINHYLRDELGYETDLQYWTFGPVHPWDRSGDNTGEDLRSAMAENPFLHVLIQSGYYDGGTNYFDAKYTMWNMDPSGRLKDRLSFKGYRSGHMMYLRAEDLATSNEDIRVFIENSIPEEGMPARY, encoded by the coding sequence ATGAAATCAGGATTTAAAATATTTTTGTTTCTTTGCAGCTTGTCGGTAGTACTGCTACCTCAATTGGCTCAAGGTCAGGCAGTGGAAACTGATGACTTTTCAAAAACAGATTACCGAACTTCTAAAATAGACTGGTCTAAAACCTCCGAGCATCAGGTTACCATTAAAGGGAAAAAGGTGCCTTACACTACCACAGTGGGAAATCAGCCGGTTTGGAATGAGGAGGGCAAACCGATAGCCAGTCTTTTCTACACGTATTACGAGCGTTCGGACGTAAAGAATAAAGAGCGTCGTCCGCTGGTTTTTTCTTTTAATGGTGGGCCGGGTTCAGCTTCAGTTTGGATGCATATTGGATACACAGGCCCCAAAAAGCTAAAAATTGATGACGAAGGATTTCCCATTCAGCCTTATGGGGTAGAAGATAACCCGCATTCCATTCTGGATGTAGCTGATATTGTTTTTGTGAATCCGGTGAACGTCGCTTTTTCCCGCATTCTCGATCCTGAAACCGAGCGCTCCGAGTTTTTTGGTGTAAACGCTGATGTTGAGTACCTGGCCGATTGGATCAATACATTTGTAAACCGTCAGAATCGCTGGCCTTCACCCAAATACCTGATTGGTGAAAGTTACGGTACAACCCGGGTTTCCGGTTTGGCCAACGAGCTTCAGTCATCTTACTGGATGTATCTGAATGGGGTGATTTTGGTTTCCCCAACAGGACTTGGCGTAGATCGGGATGGTCCGGTAGAAGATGCTACAGCTTTGCCATATTATGCGGCCACAGCGTGGTATCACGATGCCCTGGGAAGTGAATTGCAGAGCAAAGATCTGGATGAAATCCTCCCTGAAGTGGAAGCTTTTGCAATTAATGAATTTATCCCGGCGCTTGCTAAAGGCGGATTTTTAGAGGATTCAGAAAAACAGCGTATCGCTGAAAAGGTATCCGAATATTCAGGACTTTCTGTTGAGTCTATTTTGGATCGAAACCTTCGCATTTCAACCTCCTTCTTCTGGAAAGAGTTGCTTAGAGATCAGGGGTTAACCGTTGGTCGCCTCGATTCACGATACCGCGGTGTTGATCGCCAAAATGCGGGAGAGCGCTATGATTATGACCCGGCGCTGACGGCCTGGAATCACGCGTTTACACCCGCTATCAATCATTACCTGAGAGATGAGCTTGGATACGAAACCGACCTGCAATACTGGACATTCGGGCCGGTTCATCCCTGGGACCGAAGCGGTGATAATACCGGTGAAGATCTGAGATCAGCGATGGCTGAAAACCCATTCCTGCATGTGTTGATTCAATCCGGATACTACGATGGTGGTACCAACTACTTTGATGCGAAATATACCATGTGGAATATGGATCCAAGCGGAAGACTCAAAGATCGTCTTTCTTTTAAAGGCTACCGCAGCGGGCATATGATGTATTTGCGGGCTGAAGACCTGGCTACTTCCAATGAAGACATCCGCGTATTCATAGAAAATTCCATTCCGGAAGAGGGAATGCCTGCCCGATATTAA
- a CDS encoding cold shock domain-containing protein gives MEYGKIKWFDGQKGFGFIKPENGEKDVFVHRNNVENLGFNEDINDGEEVEFAVEETDKGLSAVDVYLLE, from the coding sequence ATGGAATACGGTAAAATTAAATGGTTTGACGGCCAAAAAGGATTTGGTTTCATTAAACCTGAAAATGGTGAAAAAGATGTCTTTGTTCACCGAAACAACGTCGAGAACCTCGGATTTAACGAGGATATTAACGACGGTGAAGAAGTTGAATTTGCTGTTGAAGAAACAGACAAAGGACTTAGCGCAGTAGATGTATATCTGCTCGAATGA
- a CDS encoding S1/P1 nuclease, which translates to MNKLLTLISIFALGFTSTANEALRWGQIGHRTTGHVAEQYLTDKAAAEVERVLGNESLAEVSTWMDEVRSDDAYDFMAPWHYVTIPEGETYETVEKAEGGNIIWALEKVVKELKEGNLTQKQEEENLKILVHLVGDLHQPLHVGNGTDRGGNDVRLQWFWSNSNLHRVWDSEMIDDKQLSYTELSDFVNHPTEEQISEWQSTSIRDWAYESQALLPQVYDFPEDKELSYEYSYKNWDTVEQRLVKAGVRMAGLINEIYE; encoded by the coding sequence ATGAATAAGCTTTTAACTCTTATTTCCATTTTTGCTTTAGGATTCACATCAACAGCGAATGAAGCTTTGCGCTGGGGACAAATCGGCCACCGCACTACCGGCCATGTTGCCGAGCAGTATCTCACCGACAAAGCCGCAGCTGAAGTAGAACGTGTTCTTGGTAATGAGTCCCTTGCAGAAGTAAGCACCTGGATGGATGAAGTCCGCTCCGACGATGCTTACGATTTCATGGCCCCATGGCATTATGTAACCATTCCTGAAGGTGAAACCTATGAAACAGTAGAGAAAGCCGAGGGCGGCAATATCATATGGGCGTTGGAGAAGGTGGTTAAAGAGCTGAAAGAAGGCAATCTCACCCAAAAACAAGAAGAGGAAAACCTGAAGATATTGGTTCACCTTGTTGGAGATCTGCACCAACCGCTGCATGTAGGCAACGGAACCGATCGTGGTGGAAATGATGTAAGATTACAGTGGTTTTGGAGTAACTCTAACCTGCACCGGGTGTGGGACAGTGAAATGATAGACGACAAACAGCTCAGCTACACTGAGCTCTCCGATTTTGTAAACCATCCTACCGAAGAGCAAATCAGCGAATGGCAGAGTACTTCTATTCGTGACTGGGCGTATGAGTCTCAGGCTTTACTGCCACAGGTTTATGATTTCCCGGAAGACAAGGAGCTGAGTTACGAATATTCGTACAAAAATTGGGACACCGTAGAGCAACGCTTAGTAAAAGCAGGCGTTCGAATGGCGGGCTTGATTAACGAGATTTATGAGTGA
- a CDS encoding VOC family protein yields the protein MANSYQIPAKTRIGHVHLKVSDLQQSLDFYCELLGFELITTYGDQAAFISAGGYHHHIGLNTWQSKGAPPAPRKSTGLFHTAILYPTRKDLAEILQRLIDADYPLSGASDHGVSEALYLDDPDQNGVELYWDRPENEWPRNEDGSLNMFTKALDLQNLLNELK from the coding sequence ATGGCAAACTCTTACCAAATCCCCGCTAAAACCCGCATTGGCCATGTGCACCTGAAAGTATCTGATTTGCAACAGTCTCTGGATTTCTATTGCGAACTTTTGGGATTCGAACTGATAACAACCTATGGAGATCAGGCTGCCTTTATTTCGGCCGGCGGCTATCATCACCACATCGGGTTAAATACATGGCAAAGCAAAGGAGCCCCACCTGCACCGAGAAAAAGTACCGGATTGTTTCATACGGCCATCCTTTATCCAACCCGAAAAGATCTTGCTGAAATTTTGCAACGACTTATCGATGCTGATTACCCGCTTTCAGGAGCTTCTGATCATGGGGTTTCAGAAGCATTGTATTTAGATGACCCTGACCAGAATGGTGTAGAACTGTATTGGGATCGACCTGAAAATGAATGGCCCAGAAATGAGGACGGCTCCCTGAATATGTTCACAAAAGCACTTGATCTTCAGAATTTATTAAATGAGCTCAAGTAG